A genomic segment from Pectinophora gossypiella chromosome 27, ilPecGoss1.1, whole genome shotgun sequence encodes:
- the LOC126378897 gene encoding cytoplasmic dynein 2 intermediate chain 2-like, which produces MSNLSGFDSEAIGFDSISQNKRSETDCSTQTYFTESGTASQTNVAKDCGSMVTPEELNAEDDILKEYPPPGLNEFLRKVVPSMLEQLDNSDKDYLYQSSDSEDDDILTAKVFQEIDLKVDMRLGAGDSQPSVLGVTWSSAGNSLAVSIGESQHENWCQHDGLIRVYTVKRAEQDKLVHTMDITEKNCVTALRYHPSVSALLAYGSASGEVVLCNLRTAEDGMQLSSPAGCHGSKRVSALLWADPPLANMYLTAQITKTGKRRGASDQILISSGSDGTVNVWQVNANLKIFENVISYNINGSRKMGAPDISCFDYIKTYPLRPSDQKVSDDVFVVGTKTGHLYLCKTKTDQLSEFIDDLDPVYEVLEGHSTCVMDLAFSFQKPGVFASISMDSELRVYDINQAGPLKVLCLDIPISCMAWLPTNPCITVLGLSKPERQVLSVYNVSSGRPVKVEGLSGGAGVRAIAVNQSGTCRIAAGDEEGVVRVYDLPSRRIRLSPEDLEF; this is translated from the exons ATGTCCAATTTGAGTGGTTTTGATAGTGAAGCGATAGGTTTCGACTCTATCAGCCAGAATAAGAGGTCTGAAACTGACTGTTCTACGCAGACATATTTCACTGAAAGCGGTACAGCTTCACAGACCAATGTGGCGAAAGATTGCGGTAGCATGGTCACACCTGAAGAACTGAATGCTGAAGATGATATTTTGAAGGAGTACCCACCGCCTG GCCTGAATGAGTTTCTGAGGAAGGTGGTGCCTTCAATGCTGGAGCAGCTTGACAACAGCGACAAGGATTACCTCTACCAGTCTTCGGATTCGGAAGATGACGACATCCTTACTGCTAAG GTGTTCCAAGAGATAGACCTGAAGGTGGACATGCGTCTGGGCGCCGGTGACTCGCAGCCCTCGGTCCTGGGAGTCACGTGGTCCAGCGCTGGCAACTCGCTGGCCGTCTCCATCGGAGAGTCCCAGCACGAGAATTGGTGCCAACATGATGGACTGATCAGA GTGTATACAGTGAAACGGGCTGAACAAGACAAGCTGGTTCATACCATGGACATCACTGAGAAGAACTGTGTCACCGCGTTGAGGTACCACCCTTCGGTGTCCGCGCTGCTGGCCTACGGCAGCGCTTCAGGAGAGGTGGTGCTGTGCAACCTGCGGACTGCTGAGGATGGGATGCAGCTCAGCTCGCCGGCAG GATGCCACGGCTCCAAACGCGTATCAGCGCTGTTGTGGGCCGACCCTCCTCTGGCCAACATGTACCTGACGGCGCAGATCACCAAAACAGGCAAGCGTCGAGGGGCTTCGGACCAGATCCTCATCTCCTCCGGGAGCGACGGCACAGTCAATGTTTGGCAG GTGAACGCAAACTTGAAGATCTTCGAGAATGTGATCAGCTACAATATCAACGGGTCCCGGAAGATGGGCGCCCCGGACATCAGCTGCTTCGACTACATCAAGACTTACCCGCTACGCCCAAGCGACCAGAAAGTTTCTGATGACGTGTTCGTTGTTG GCACAAAAACCGGCCACTTATACCTCTGCAAGACAAAAACAGATCAGCTCAGCGAGTTCATCGATGACCTAGATCCAGTTTACGAAGTTCTGGAGGGACACTCCACGTGTGTTATGGACCTAGCCTTCAGCTTCCAAAAGCCAGGGGTGTTTGCCTCCATATCCATGGATTCTGAGTTGAGGGTCTACGACATCAATCAGGCTGGACCTCTGAAG GTCTTGTGCTTGGATATCCCAATATCCTGCATGGCGTGGTTGCCAACCAACCCGTGTATCACGGTGCTGGGCCTTAGCAAGCCAGAGAGGCAGGTGCTAAGTGTCTACAATGTGTCCAGTGGAAGACCAGTCAAGGTGGAAGGGCTGAGCGGCGGTGCGGGCGTGCGCGCCATTGCTGTCAACCAGAGCGG CACTTGTCGTATAGCCGCGGGGGACGAGGAAGGCGTGGTCCGGGTGTATGATTTGCCGTCCAGGCGCATCAGACTGTCCCCGGAAGACTTGGAGTTCTAA
- the LOC126378865 gene encoding segment polarity protein dishevelled homolog DVL-3: MEETKVIYYIDDEETPYLVKIPISPEKVTLLDFKNQLNRPSYKFFFKSMDDDFGVVKEEIVDDSAHLPCFNGRVVSWLVSAEGSNPSDGASQCTDSNAGKGKANQHGAPTAPLTRDTCTDTESTISSRPGHRASCDKYKYRGLRINGHSKYNHGLEYETASVLSSDLDSTSLFDSQSEITTTTGRHTNASVDRALTECSSVSHLQVSNRKRPQRRRKRPQVMSRTSSYSSITDSTMSMHIITVTLNMDTVNFLGISIVGQSNKGGDGGIYVGSIMKGGAVALDGRIEPGDMILQVNDVNFEDMTNDEAVRVLREVVQKPGPIKLVVAKCWDPNPKGYFTIPRTEPVRPIDPGAWVAHTQALREAYPPPPPSLSALPVSSVSAGGSEASTVAAGGLQPQLHVNMDMALVVRAMLRPDSGLEIRDRMWLKITIPNAFIGADVVDWILQHVAGIADRRDARKYASHMLKAGFIRHTVNKITFSEQCYYVAGELCADMAALRLRGADADSLSDTLQPLPNPNMMGPGYMPYAGSYGYQPIPFKYTSCVTSEHTIYGYNREESVLSGSGGSSAGSDHLTAKEHTGPREAEAKSASSGSGASAADPARRPHSHSSGSDRPVLFL, from the exons ATGGAGGAAACAAAAGTGATTTACTACATAGACGATGAGGAGACGCCTTATTTAGTGAAAATCCCGATATCGCCGGAGAAAGTGACTCTGTTAGACTTTAAAAACCAGTTAAACCGGCCAAGTTACAAATTCTTTTTCAAGTCGATGGACGATGACTTCGGTGTTGTAAAAGAAGAAATTGTCGACGATAGCGCTCATTTGCCGTGTTTTAACGGTCGTGTGGTGTCGTGGCTTGTGTCTGCTGAGGGCTCGAACCCCTCGGACGGCGCTTCGCAGTGTACGGACAGCAATGCGGGCAAAGGAAAGGCGAATCAACACGGGGCTCCCACGGCGCCCCTTACCCGTGATACTTGCACTGATACCGAGAGTACGATCAGCTCCCGGCCTGGGCATAGGGCTTCCTGCGACAAATACAAGTACAGAGGCCTTCGAATCAACGGACATTCCAAGTACAACCACGGTTTGGAGTATGAAACAGCGTCTGTTCTTAGCTCAGACCTGGACTCGACGAGTCTGTTTGACAGCCAGTCTGAGATCACCACGACCACAGGCAGACATACAAATGCCTCCGTAGACCGAGCCCTAACCGAATGCAGCAGCGTTTCACATTTACAAGTAAGCAACAGAAAAAGGCCTCAACGAAGAAGAAAAAGACCTCAAGTCATGTCTAGGACTTCTTCATACTCATCAATTACAGACTCAACTATgtctatgcacattataacggTCACATTAAATATGGATACGGTGAATTTTCTTGGTATCTCAATTGTTGGCCAGTCAAATAAGGGTGGAGATGGAGGTATTTACGTTGGCAGCATTATGAAAGGAGGTGCTGTGGCGTTGGATGGACGTATAGAGCCTGGAGATATGATATTACAG GTGAATGATGTCAACTTTGAAGACATGACGAATGACGAAGCGGTTAGGGTGTTAAGGGAGGTGGTCCAGAAACCGGGGCCCATTAAATTGGTGGTAGCCAAGTGTTGGGATCCCAATCCCAAGGGGTACTTCACCATACCAAGGACTGAGCCAGTGAGACCTATTGATCCCG GAGCGTGGGTAGCGCACACGCAAGCGCTGAGGGAGGCGtaccccccgccgccgccgtcgctgTCCGCCCTGCCTGTCTCCAGCGTATCAGCTGGGGGCTCCGAAGCCAGTACCGTGGCCGCTGGAGGCCTACAGCCGCAACTACACGTCAACATGGACATGGCTCTCGTTGTTAGGGCTATGCTGAGACCGGATTCTG GCCTGGAGATCAGGGACAGAATGTGGCTGAAGATCACGATACCCAACGCGTTCATCGGCGCTGATGTGGTGGACTGGATCCTCCAGCACGTCGCGGGCATCGCTGATAGACGTGACGCCAGGAAATATGCCTCGCATATGCTTAAG GCCGGCTTCATAAGACATACGGTGAACAAGATAACATTCTCGGAGCAGTGTTACTACGTGGCCGGCGAGCTGTGCGCAGACATGGCGGCCTTAAGGCTCAGAGGCGCAGACGCAGACAGCTTAAGCGACACGCTACAGCCGCTGCCCAACCCCAA CATGATGGGTCCAGGCTATATGCCGTATGCAGGCTCGTACGGTTACCAGCCCATACCGTTCAAGTATACCTCGTGTGTCACCAGCGAGCACACCATATATGG CTACAATAGAGAGGAGAGCGTGCTGTCCGGCAGTGGGGGCTCCAGCGCCGGATCAGACCACCTCACCGCCAAGGAACACACAG GGCCGCGCGAGGCTGAGGCGAAGTCCGCGTCGAGCGGGTCGGGCGCCTCTGCCGCCGACCCCGCCCGCCGCCCCCACTCGCACTCCAGCGGCTCCGACCGCCCCGTGCTGTTCCTGTAA